A portion of the Scleropages formosus chromosome 15, fSclFor1.1, whole genome shotgun sequence genome contains these proteins:
- the rps6kl1 gene encoding ribosomal protein S6 kinase delta-1 isoform X1, whose translation MAKRDYLVDAAKQIRMALDREVSEDYEAAFNYYKNGVDLLLNGIQVDPNKERREAVKRKTTQYLKRAEEIFNSHLQGSLGIGTTLSGGYSSLRFRPIRNLSMPVEDLKTCKVVGVVDKVLAVQSLTAEETFIVKSLPKSSGESREQPTIIPQGVPFMVKLLRYYVSEDAVYLHLGYVQGGRLFSKLRKLRNEKLKEHPECCSPANCKIHLRNSYTTPAMSLDDQQSSKTVVWLASEGSAHQDPEPGDTESLASWEEVQRQLESCRTHSYCEETGCLYSARAGHSDDPPEPNRASGPPERDAALGAGSAHITVQRLSHTQVTCTVPPHGRFTGGLDEAPSRTWDPLKKHVQTIESSPDFHVNDTSCFKSPNPSDTRAWNDVGREVAGAYGIPHVAKSSAAAPWVLQPSKGEPTSPVDAKSQGIDTPTLELDVRKQIQGRRGAAAETARSPEGPRLVCDPNRNPVHATGVLSSHGSPGSGSTCRPTAAETKKTVEAIRTDALSCVEEAVPAVQTANTFSGNTQPSSGSHSRGTDIPTSVSLDTPEPKDLGERHRGEEADDGWELLSPLKRDAAEARSTGGQPWDPHPTPPAAAHMSSRKAEPDGLEAEQPIEVDGWCLLPRIPARRPKEKSEQGCRGLPEAEVRLWGAHIVLALESLHQQGILCRDLNPKNILLDSNGNVCLTYFGQWSDVQLEISAKAMENMYCAPEIGGVAEITEACDWWSLGALLYELLSGMPLRQCHPTGILSHTQLLIPDHLSTAAASLLSELLQFDAGHRLGSGGGGVSDIKCHPFFGAVRWHSLGS comes from the exons ATGGCCAAGAGGGACTACCTGGTGGACGCCGCAAAGCAGATCCGCATGGCGCTGGACCGGGAGGTCAGCGAGGATTACGAGGCGGCCTTCAACTACTACAAGAACGGGGTTGACCTGCTGCTCAACGGCATACAAG TGGACCCAAACAAGGAGAGACGAGAGGCAGTGAAGCGGAAGACCACTCAGTACCTGAAGCGCGCAGAGGAAATCTTCAACTCTCACCTGCAGGGCAGCCTGGGAATCGGGACCACTCTGTCTGGG GGCTACAGCAGCCTGAGGTTTCGGCCCATCAGGAACCTCAGCATGCCGGTGGAGGACCTGAAGACGTGCAAAGTGGTCGGGGTCGTCGATAAG GTCCTGGCTGTTCAAAGCCTCACCGCCGAAGAGACGTTCATCGTGAAG AGCCTACCCAAGTCAAGCGGGGAGAGTCGCGAGCAGCCCACCATCATCCCCCAGGGTGTGCCCTTCATGGTGAAGCTGCTCCGCTACTATGTCAGCGAGGATGCCGTCTACCTCCACCTGGGCTACGTTCAAG GAGGGAGGCTCTTCTCAAAGCTGCGTAAGTTGAGGAATGAGAAGTTGAAGGAACACCCTGAGTGCTGTAGCCCCGCCAACTGCAAGATCCACCTCAGGAACAGCTACACCACCCCCGCCATGAGCCTGGACGACCAGCAGAGCAGCAAGACTGTAGTTTGGCTGGCTTCAGAGGGCAGCGCTCACCAGGACCCGGAGCCAGGGGACACCGAATCTCTCGCCTCCTGGGAGGAGGTGCAGAGACAACTGGAGAGCTGCCGGACACACTCCTACTGTGAGGAGACAGGCTGTTTGTACAGCGCTAGGGCCGGACACTCGGACGATCCGCCGGAGCCAAATCGGGCGTCCGGGCCGCCAGAACGGGATGCCGCATTGGGGGCTGGATCAGCGCACATCACGGTGCAACGGCTATCGCACACTCAGGTAACGTgtactgtgccaccacatggCCGCTTCACAGGAGGGCTCGATGAGGCTCCCAGCAGGACCTGGGATCCTCTGAAGAAGCATGTGCAGACAATTGAGTCCAGCCCAGATTTCCATGTCAACGACACAAGTTGCTTCAAGAGCCCAAATCCAAGCGACACTCGCGCGTGGAACGACGTAGGCCGAGAGGTGGCAGGAGCCTATGGAATACCTCACGTGGCCAAGTCCTCCGCAGCGGCTCCATGGGTTCTTCAGCCTTCCAAAGGTGAGCCAACTTCACCAGTGGACGCTAAGAGTCAGGGCATTGATACACCTACTCTGGAGCTAGATGTACGCAAGCAAATCCAGGGCAGGCGTGGTGCGGCAGCAGAGACTGCTCGAAGCCCCGAAGGTCCTCGCTTGGTCTGTGACCCAAACAGAAACCCCGTACATGCAACGGGTGTTCTCAGCTCGCACGGGTCGCCTGGATCCGGGTCGACTTGTAGGCCAACAGCTGCGGAAACTAAAAAGACTGTAGAAGCCATAAGGACAGATGCACTTTCTTGCGTTGAGGAAGCTGTTCCTGCGGTGCAAACAGCAAACACGTTCTCAGGAAATACCCAGCCCTCCTCTGGTTCTCATAGCCGTGGCACAGATATCCCGACAAGCGTCTCCTTGGATACCCCGGAACCAAAGGACCTCGGTGAGAGGCATCGAGGAGAAGAGGCGGATGACGGTTGGGAGCTGCTAAGCCCTCTGAAGAGAGATGCGGCCGAAGCCAGATCAACAGGGGGGCAACCGTGGGATCCGCATCCAacaccccctgcagctgctcacaTGTCAAGTAGGAAGGCAGAACCAGATGGGCTGGAGGCAGAGCAGCCCATTGAGGTGGACGGGTGGTGCTTGCTTCCTCGGATCCCGGCGCGGCGGCCCAAGGAAAAGAGCGAGCAGGGCTGCCGGGGTCTCCCGGAAGCCGAGGTTCGACTGTGGGGAGCCCACATCGTGCTGGCCCTGGAGAGCCTGCACCAGCAGGGCATCTTGTGCCGGGATCTTAACCCAAAGAACATCCTACTTGACAGCAACG GAAACGTCTGCCTGACCTACTTTGGCCAGTGGAGTGATGTTCAGCTGGAGATCAGCGCCAAAGCGATGGAGAACATGTACTGCGCTCCAG AAATCGGAGGGGTGGCCGAGATCACGGAGGCCTGCGACTGGTGGAGCCTGGGGGCCCTTCTCTACGAGCTCCTCAGCGGCATG CCCCTCCGCCAGTGCCACCCCACCGGGATCCTCTCCCACACCCAGCTGCTCATCCCGGATCACCTGAGCACCGCGGCCGCCTCTCTGCTCAGCGAG ctcctgcagtTTGACGCGGGACACCGGCTGGGCTCCGGAGGCGGCGGCGTGAGCGACATCAAGTGTCACCCCTTCTTCGGTGCGGTGCGGTGGCACTCCCTGGGCAGCTAG
- the rps6kl1 gene encoding uncharacterized protein rps6kl1 isoform X2 → MAKRDYLVDAAKQIRMALDREVSEDYEAAFNYYKNGVDLLLNGIQVDPNKERREAVKRKTTQYLKRAEEIFNSHLQGSLGIGTTLSGGYSSLRFRPIRNLSMPVEDLKTCKVVGVVDKVLAVQSLTAEETFIVKSLPKSSGESREQPTIIPQGVPFMVKLLRYYVSEDAVYLHLGYVQGGRLFSKLRKLRNEKLKEHPECCSPANCKIHLRNSYTTPAMSLDDQQSSKTVVWLASEGSAHQDPEPGDTESLASWEEVQRQLESCRTHSYCEETGCLYSARAGHSDDPPEPNRASGPPERDAALGAGSAHITVQRLSHTQVTCTVPPHGRFTGGLDEAPSRTWDPLKKHVQTIESSPDFHVNDTSCFKSPNPSDTRAWNDVGREVAGAYGIPHVAKSSAAAPWVLQPSKGEPTSPVDAKSQGIDTPTLELDVRKQIQGRRGAAAETARSPEGPRLVCDPNRNPVHATGVLSSHGSPGSGSTCRPTAAETKKTVEAIRTDALSCVEEAVPAVQTANTFSGNTQPSSGSHSRGTDIPTSVSLDTPEPKDLGERHRGEEADDGWELLSPLKRDAAEARSTGGQPWDPHPTPPAAAHMSSRKAEPDGLEAEQPIEVDGWCLLPRIPARRPKEKSEQGCRGLPEAEVRLWGAHIVLALESLHQQGILCRDLNPKNILLDSNGNVCLTYFGQWSDVQLEISAKAMENMYCAPEIGGVAEITEACDWWSLGALLYELLSGMVNNTLLALGALPFRRHVILRSTFSSPPYSSDRRLPRSPSASATPPGSSPTPSCSSRIT, encoded by the exons ATGGCCAAGAGGGACTACCTGGTGGACGCCGCAAAGCAGATCCGCATGGCGCTGGACCGGGAGGTCAGCGAGGATTACGAGGCGGCCTTCAACTACTACAAGAACGGGGTTGACCTGCTGCTCAACGGCATACAAG TGGACCCAAACAAGGAGAGACGAGAGGCAGTGAAGCGGAAGACCACTCAGTACCTGAAGCGCGCAGAGGAAATCTTCAACTCTCACCTGCAGGGCAGCCTGGGAATCGGGACCACTCTGTCTGGG GGCTACAGCAGCCTGAGGTTTCGGCCCATCAGGAACCTCAGCATGCCGGTGGAGGACCTGAAGACGTGCAAAGTGGTCGGGGTCGTCGATAAG GTCCTGGCTGTTCAAAGCCTCACCGCCGAAGAGACGTTCATCGTGAAG AGCCTACCCAAGTCAAGCGGGGAGAGTCGCGAGCAGCCCACCATCATCCCCCAGGGTGTGCCCTTCATGGTGAAGCTGCTCCGCTACTATGTCAGCGAGGATGCCGTCTACCTCCACCTGGGCTACGTTCAAG GAGGGAGGCTCTTCTCAAAGCTGCGTAAGTTGAGGAATGAGAAGTTGAAGGAACACCCTGAGTGCTGTAGCCCCGCCAACTGCAAGATCCACCTCAGGAACAGCTACACCACCCCCGCCATGAGCCTGGACGACCAGCAGAGCAGCAAGACTGTAGTTTGGCTGGCTTCAGAGGGCAGCGCTCACCAGGACCCGGAGCCAGGGGACACCGAATCTCTCGCCTCCTGGGAGGAGGTGCAGAGACAACTGGAGAGCTGCCGGACACACTCCTACTGTGAGGAGACAGGCTGTTTGTACAGCGCTAGGGCCGGACACTCGGACGATCCGCCGGAGCCAAATCGGGCGTCCGGGCCGCCAGAACGGGATGCCGCATTGGGGGCTGGATCAGCGCACATCACGGTGCAACGGCTATCGCACACTCAGGTAACGTgtactgtgccaccacatggCCGCTTCACAGGAGGGCTCGATGAGGCTCCCAGCAGGACCTGGGATCCTCTGAAGAAGCATGTGCAGACAATTGAGTCCAGCCCAGATTTCCATGTCAACGACACAAGTTGCTTCAAGAGCCCAAATCCAAGCGACACTCGCGCGTGGAACGACGTAGGCCGAGAGGTGGCAGGAGCCTATGGAATACCTCACGTGGCCAAGTCCTCCGCAGCGGCTCCATGGGTTCTTCAGCCTTCCAAAGGTGAGCCAACTTCACCAGTGGACGCTAAGAGTCAGGGCATTGATACACCTACTCTGGAGCTAGATGTACGCAAGCAAATCCAGGGCAGGCGTGGTGCGGCAGCAGAGACTGCTCGAAGCCCCGAAGGTCCTCGCTTGGTCTGTGACCCAAACAGAAACCCCGTACATGCAACGGGTGTTCTCAGCTCGCACGGGTCGCCTGGATCCGGGTCGACTTGTAGGCCAACAGCTGCGGAAACTAAAAAGACTGTAGAAGCCATAAGGACAGATGCACTTTCTTGCGTTGAGGAAGCTGTTCCTGCGGTGCAAACAGCAAACACGTTCTCAGGAAATACCCAGCCCTCCTCTGGTTCTCATAGCCGTGGCACAGATATCCCGACAAGCGTCTCCTTGGATACCCCGGAACCAAAGGACCTCGGTGAGAGGCATCGAGGAGAAGAGGCGGATGACGGTTGGGAGCTGCTAAGCCCTCTGAAGAGAGATGCGGCCGAAGCCAGATCAACAGGGGGGCAACCGTGGGATCCGCATCCAacaccccctgcagctgctcacaTGTCAAGTAGGAAGGCAGAACCAGATGGGCTGGAGGCAGAGCAGCCCATTGAGGTGGACGGGTGGTGCTTGCTTCCTCGGATCCCGGCGCGGCGGCCCAAGGAAAAGAGCGAGCAGGGCTGCCGGGGTCTCCCGGAAGCCGAGGTTCGACTGTGGGGAGCCCACATCGTGCTGGCCCTGGAGAGCCTGCACCAGCAGGGCATCTTGTGCCGGGATCTTAACCCAAAGAACATCCTACTTGACAGCAACG GAAACGTCTGCCTGACCTACTTTGGCCAGTGGAGTGATGTTCAGCTGGAGATCAGCGCCAAAGCGATGGAGAACATGTACTGCGCTCCAG AAATCGGAGGGGTGGCCGAGATCACGGAGGCCTGCGACTGGTGGAGCCTGGGGGCCCTTCTCTACGAGCTCCTCAGCGGCATGGTAAATAACACCCTTCTCGCACTCGGTGCGCTTCCTTTCAGGCGTCACGTCATTTTACGCTCGACATTTTCCTCTCCCCCGTACTCGTCCGACCGACGCCTCCCGCGAAGCCCCTCCGCCAGTGCCACCCCACCGGGATCCTCTCCCACACCCAGCTGCTCATCCCGGATCACCTGA
- the rps6kl1 gene encoding ribosomal protein S6 kinase delta-1 isoform X3, protein MAKRDYLVDAAKQIRMALDREVSEDYEAAFNYYKNGVDLLLNGIQVDPNKERREAVKRKTTQYLKRAEEIFNSHLQGSLGIGTTLSGGYSSLRFRPIRNLSMPVEDLKTCKVVGVVDKSLPKSSGESREQPTIIPQGVPFMVKLLRYYVSEDAVYLHLGYVQGGRLFSKLRKLRNEKLKEHPECCSPANCKIHLRNSYTTPAMSLDDQQSSKTVVWLASEGSAHQDPEPGDTESLASWEEVQRQLESCRTHSYCEETGCLYSARAGHSDDPPEPNRASGPPERDAALGAGSAHITVQRLSHTQVTCTVPPHGRFTGGLDEAPSRTWDPLKKHVQTIESSPDFHVNDTSCFKSPNPSDTRAWNDVGREVAGAYGIPHVAKSSAAAPWVLQPSKGEPTSPVDAKSQGIDTPTLELDVRKQIQGRRGAAAETARSPEGPRLVCDPNRNPVHATGVLSSHGSPGSGSTCRPTAAETKKTVEAIRTDALSCVEEAVPAVQTANTFSGNTQPSSGSHSRGTDIPTSVSLDTPEPKDLGERHRGEEADDGWELLSPLKRDAAEARSTGGQPWDPHPTPPAAAHMSSRKAEPDGLEAEQPIEVDGWCLLPRIPARRPKEKSEQGCRGLPEAEVRLWGAHIVLALESLHQQGILCRDLNPKNILLDSNGNVCLTYFGQWSDVQLEISAKAMENMYCAPEIGGVAEITEACDWWSLGALLYELLSGMPLRQCHPTGILSHTQLLIPDHLSTAAASLLSELLQFDAGHRLGSGGGGVSDIKCHPFFGAVRWHSLGS, encoded by the exons ATGGCCAAGAGGGACTACCTGGTGGACGCCGCAAAGCAGATCCGCATGGCGCTGGACCGGGAGGTCAGCGAGGATTACGAGGCGGCCTTCAACTACTACAAGAACGGGGTTGACCTGCTGCTCAACGGCATACAAG TGGACCCAAACAAGGAGAGACGAGAGGCAGTGAAGCGGAAGACCACTCAGTACCTGAAGCGCGCAGAGGAAATCTTCAACTCTCACCTGCAGGGCAGCCTGGGAATCGGGACCACTCTGTCTGGG GGCTACAGCAGCCTGAGGTTTCGGCCCATCAGGAACCTCAGCATGCCGGTGGAGGACCTGAAGACGTGCAAAGTGGTCGGGGTCGTCGATAAG AGCCTACCCAAGTCAAGCGGGGAGAGTCGCGAGCAGCCCACCATCATCCCCCAGGGTGTGCCCTTCATGGTGAAGCTGCTCCGCTACTATGTCAGCGAGGATGCCGTCTACCTCCACCTGGGCTACGTTCAAG GAGGGAGGCTCTTCTCAAAGCTGCGTAAGTTGAGGAATGAGAAGTTGAAGGAACACCCTGAGTGCTGTAGCCCCGCCAACTGCAAGATCCACCTCAGGAACAGCTACACCACCCCCGCCATGAGCCTGGACGACCAGCAGAGCAGCAAGACTGTAGTTTGGCTGGCTTCAGAGGGCAGCGCTCACCAGGACCCGGAGCCAGGGGACACCGAATCTCTCGCCTCCTGGGAGGAGGTGCAGAGACAACTGGAGAGCTGCCGGACACACTCCTACTGTGAGGAGACAGGCTGTTTGTACAGCGCTAGGGCCGGACACTCGGACGATCCGCCGGAGCCAAATCGGGCGTCCGGGCCGCCAGAACGGGATGCCGCATTGGGGGCTGGATCAGCGCACATCACGGTGCAACGGCTATCGCACACTCAGGTAACGTgtactgtgccaccacatggCCGCTTCACAGGAGGGCTCGATGAGGCTCCCAGCAGGACCTGGGATCCTCTGAAGAAGCATGTGCAGACAATTGAGTCCAGCCCAGATTTCCATGTCAACGACACAAGTTGCTTCAAGAGCCCAAATCCAAGCGACACTCGCGCGTGGAACGACGTAGGCCGAGAGGTGGCAGGAGCCTATGGAATACCTCACGTGGCCAAGTCCTCCGCAGCGGCTCCATGGGTTCTTCAGCCTTCCAAAGGTGAGCCAACTTCACCAGTGGACGCTAAGAGTCAGGGCATTGATACACCTACTCTGGAGCTAGATGTACGCAAGCAAATCCAGGGCAGGCGTGGTGCGGCAGCAGAGACTGCTCGAAGCCCCGAAGGTCCTCGCTTGGTCTGTGACCCAAACAGAAACCCCGTACATGCAACGGGTGTTCTCAGCTCGCACGGGTCGCCTGGATCCGGGTCGACTTGTAGGCCAACAGCTGCGGAAACTAAAAAGACTGTAGAAGCCATAAGGACAGATGCACTTTCTTGCGTTGAGGAAGCTGTTCCTGCGGTGCAAACAGCAAACACGTTCTCAGGAAATACCCAGCCCTCCTCTGGTTCTCATAGCCGTGGCACAGATATCCCGACAAGCGTCTCCTTGGATACCCCGGAACCAAAGGACCTCGGTGAGAGGCATCGAGGAGAAGAGGCGGATGACGGTTGGGAGCTGCTAAGCCCTCTGAAGAGAGATGCGGCCGAAGCCAGATCAACAGGGGGGCAACCGTGGGATCCGCATCCAacaccccctgcagctgctcacaTGTCAAGTAGGAAGGCAGAACCAGATGGGCTGGAGGCAGAGCAGCCCATTGAGGTGGACGGGTGGTGCTTGCTTCCTCGGATCCCGGCGCGGCGGCCCAAGGAAAAGAGCGAGCAGGGCTGCCGGGGTCTCCCGGAAGCCGAGGTTCGACTGTGGGGAGCCCACATCGTGCTGGCCCTGGAGAGCCTGCACCAGCAGGGCATCTTGTGCCGGGATCTTAACCCAAAGAACATCCTACTTGACAGCAACG GAAACGTCTGCCTGACCTACTTTGGCCAGTGGAGTGATGTTCAGCTGGAGATCAGCGCCAAAGCGATGGAGAACATGTACTGCGCTCCAG AAATCGGAGGGGTGGCCGAGATCACGGAGGCCTGCGACTGGTGGAGCCTGGGGGCCCTTCTCTACGAGCTCCTCAGCGGCATG CCCCTCCGCCAGTGCCACCCCACCGGGATCCTCTCCCACACCCAGCTGCTCATCCCGGATCACCTGAGCACCGCGGCCGCCTCTCTGCTCAGCGAG ctcctgcagtTTGACGCGGGACACCGGCTGGGCTCCGGAGGCGGCGGCGTGAGCGACATCAAGTGTCACCCCTTCTTCGGTGCGGTGCGGTGGCACTCCCTGGGCAGCTAG